Proteins found in one Sphingomonas sp. SORGH_AS_0879 genomic segment:
- the fdhD gene encoding formate dehydrogenase accessory sulfurtransferase FdhD yields the protein MSVDAEPSRPLTLLRLTPNGQATSIERDVAVECPVAIEVDGFGYAVMMMTPERLEDFATGFLLTERLIDAPRDILAIEPFAAEAGWIVRVTLAEHLRGRMRDRVRHRTSDTSCGLCGLSGLEQIARPVTKRPPAPRVPPATLFAALDDIRAHQPLNARTGAIHAAVACDATGQVLAAAEDVGRHNALDKLVGRLAVEPDRQADFILVTSRISYEMVDKALVAGVGLLIGISAPTSLAIDHARAHGLTLIALARADAMLVAHDPHRVFD from the coding sequence GTGAGCGTCGATGCCGAGCCGAGCCGCCCGCTGACATTGCTGCGCCTGACCCCGAACGGGCAGGCGACATCGATCGAGCGTGACGTGGCGGTCGAGTGCCCCGTCGCGATCGAGGTGGACGGCTTCGGCTATGCGGTGATGATGATGACGCCGGAGCGGCTGGAGGATTTCGCCACCGGCTTCCTCCTGACCGAGCGGCTGATCGATGCACCCCGCGACATTCTTGCCATCGAGCCCTTTGCGGCGGAGGCGGGGTGGATCGTCCGCGTCACCCTTGCCGAGCATCTGCGCGGTCGGATGCGGGATCGGGTGCGCCACCGGACCAGCGACACGAGTTGCGGCCTATGCGGCCTGTCGGGACTGGAGCAGATCGCCCGTCCGGTGACGAAGCGCCCCCCTGCCCCACGGGTCCCCCCCGCGACCCTGTTCGCCGCGCTGGACGATATCCGCGCGCATCAGCCGCTCAACGCCCGGACCGGCGCGATCCATGCCGCCGTCGCTTGCGACGCGACCGGCCAGGTGCTGGCGGCGGCGGAGGATGTCGGGCGGCACAATGCCCTCGACAAGCTGGTGGGACGGCTGGCCGTCGAGCCGGATCGCCAGGCCGACTTCATCCTGGTCACATCGCGCATCAGCTATGAGATGGTGGACAAGGCGCTGGTGGCGGGGGTCGGACTGCTGATCGGCATTTCCGCCCCGACCAGCCTGGCGATCGACCATGCCCGCGCGCACGGACTGACCCTGATCGCCTTGGCCCGCGCCGACGCGATGCTGGTCGCGCACGATCCCCATCGAGTGTTCGACTGA
- a CDS encoding 2'-5' RNA ligase family protein: protein MSSTPAPIIVSALFGRADQSWFDGLRREHFPPERNVLDAHCTLFHHLPPSVEAELKHRLNGLTRGLRAPEVRAGGVMSLGRGVAIRIESPGLVAIRRELVEAFAGLLTPQDAGGWRPHVTVQNKVTPTTAKLLLQQMERDFRPRAVELIGLGAWWYRGGPWEMISRHLFA from the coding sequence GTGTCGTCCACTCCCGCGCCGATCATCGTCTCCGCCCTGTTCGGGCGGGCGGACCAAAGCTGGTTCGACGGGCTGCGGCGCGAGCATTTCCCGCCCGAGCGCAATGTCCTCGACGCGCATTGCACGCTGTTCCACCATCTGCCCCCCTCGGTGGAAGCGGAATTGAAGCATCGGCTGAACGGCCTGACGCGCGGGCTCCGCGCGCCGGAGGTCCGGGCGGGCGGGGTGATGTCGCTGGGCCGGGGTGTCGCGATCCGGATCGAGTCGCCGGGACTGGTCGCCATCCGTCGCGAACTGGTCGAGGCCTTTGCCGGTCTGCTGACCCCGCAGGATGCGGGCGGATGGCGGCCGCATGTCACAGTCCAGAACAAGGTGACGCCGACCACCGCCAAGCTGCTGCTGCAACAGATGGAGCGCGATTTCCGCCCCCGCGCGGTCGAGCTGATCGGGCTGGGCGCATGGTGGTATCGGGGCGGTCCGTGGGAAATGATCTCGCGTCATTTGTTCGCTTGA
- a CDS encoding diguanylate cyclase codes for MAALFVMTYGVVAVSYPRQRAAAWFMGSYFLGFLTPVCELMIRFTDHVPIFSLLGYAVFLGGILMMSVGVQAFAGRRPAWRFALLVWIAGIALRLAIWGGARGSMPYEMLFQLPFAIASFLVLLAVRRIGQKGLIRGLLMGIFSIICGHFLAKPFLAISLGSGASAKVYANSVYAVASQVSTGVLLVAAGLCLMLLVIQKALEESILDAETDPLTKLTNRRGLNRIAPRLMAEAERDGRGLYVLVLDLDHFKRINDDYGHATGDAVLVAFARLLETLATRDVLTVRMGGEEFALLVPDGESAPDAIDNRATRLGRSIRVALESFMDPGMPRLTVSGGVVRYIKGEALDGLVARADQLAYRAKRAGRDRILHDRSDVVPERNIVWPETARLVAG; via the coding sequence ATGGCAGCGCTCTTCGTCATGACCTATGGCGTGGTGGCGGTGTCCTATCCGCGCCAGCGGGCGGCGGCGTGGTTCATGGGCAGCTACTTCCTGGGGTTCCTGACCCCGGTGTGCGAGTTGATGATCCGCTTCACCGATCATGTCCCGATCTTTTCGCTGCTCGGCTATGCCGTGTTCCTGGGCGGCATCCTGATGATGTCGGTGGGGGTGCAGGCTTTTGCCGGACGACGCCCGGCATGGCGATTCGCGCTGCTGGTCTGGATCGCCGGGATCGCGCTGCGGCTGGCGATCTGGGGCGGCGCACGGGGCTCCATGCCCTATGAGATGCTGTTCCAGCTGCCCTTCGCCATCGCGTCGTTCCTGGTGCTGCTGGCGGTGCGACGGATCGGGCAGAAGGGGCTGATCCGTGGTCTGCTGATGGGCATTTTCAGCATCATCTGCGGCCATTTCCTGGCAAAGCCGTTCCTCGCCATATCGCTGGGCTCGGGCGCTTCGGCCAAGGTCTATGCCAACAGTGTCTACGCCGTGGCGTCGCAGGTTTCGACCGGCGTGCTGCTGGTCGCGGCGGGGCTGTGCCTGATGCTGCTGGTCATCCAAAAGGCCCTGGAGGAGAGCATCCTCGATGCCGAGACCGATCCGCTGACCAAATTGACCAACCGGCGTGGATTGAACCGGATCGCGCCCCGCCTGATGGCTGAGGCGGAGCGGGACGGGCGGGGCCTGTATGTCCTGGTGCTCGACCTCGATCACTTCAAGCGGATCAACGACGACTATGGCCATGCGACCGGCGACGCGGTGCTGGTCGCCTTTGCCCGCCTGCTGGAGACGCTGGCAACGCGCGATGTCCTGACCGTGCGCATGGGGGGCGAGGAGTTCGCGCTGCTGGTTCCCGATGGGGAAAGCGCGCCGGACGCGATCGACAACCGCGCGACCCGATTGGGGCGCTCGATCCGCGTCGCGCTGGAGTCGTTCATGGACCCGGGCATGCCGCGCCTGACGGTCAGCGGCGGGGTCGTCCGCTATATCAAGGGGGAGGCGCTGGACGGGCTGGTCGCGCGCGCCGATCAACTGGCCTATCGCGCCAAGCGGGCCGGGCGCGACCGTATCCTGCACGACCGCAGCGATGTCGTGCCCGAGCGCAACATCGTCTGGCCCGAAACCGCGCGCCTCGTCGCGGGATAG
- a CDS encoding molybdenum cofactor guanylyltransferase — MSILGAILAGGRSSRFGSNKAVAMFGDRTLVAHARATIAPYCARVVQVGGDDGVPDMPEPGLGPLGGIAGALDYAAANGFRCVLTIGCDMPRLPDGLIDAILRREPSYCRDAPVLGLWPAALGAHLMAHLSLGQDRSVRGWTRAIGAIPVASPEPIANVNTPADLAAL, encoded by the coding sequence ATGAGCATATTGGGGGCCATACTGGCCGGAGGGCGATCGTCGCGCTTCGGTTCGAACAAGGCGGTCGCGATGTTCGGCGACCGGACATTGGTGGCGCATGCCCGCGCCACCATCGCGCCGTATTGCGCGCGGGTCGTGCAGGTGGGCGGGGATGATGGCGTACCGGACATGCCGGAGCCGGGGCTGGGCCCCTTGGGCGGCATCGCCGGAGCGCTGGATTATGCCGCCGCCAATGGCTTTCGCTGCGTGCTGACCATCGGGTGCGACATGCCGCGCCTGCCGGACGGGTTGATCGACGCGATATTGCGGCGCGAGCCCAGCTATTGCCGGGATGCGCCGGTACTGGGGCTGTGGCCCGCCGCGCTGGGCGCGCATCTGATGGCGCATCTGTCGCTGGGGCAGGATCGGTCGGTGCGCGGCTGGACCCGCGCGATCGGGGCGATTCCGGTCGCCTCGCCCGAGCCGATCGCCAATGTGAACACCCCCGCCGATCTCGCCGCCCTATGA
- a CDS encoding FdhF/YdeP family oxidoreductase codes for MRDDDDVKITEYTAPAGGWGSMKGMAKILPKEGLGPDTLDTLRRQNKPGGVMCVSCAWGKPAKPHIAEFCENGAKATAWELSSLRVTPDFFARHSVTELEAWPDHDLEQAGRLTHPMRYDRATDKYVAISWEDAFAAIGRKLKACDPTKVVLYASGRASLETSFMYSLFARMWGQQNLPDSSNMCHETTSVGLKSAIGSPVATIQMEDYDKCDAIFAFGQNVATNSPRMLHNLQACAKRGVEIVTFNPLRERGWERFASPQNPVQMLTGNSTEISSQYHQVKAGGDIAALTGICKLVIEEDDRAVAKGTKRILDHHFIEQHTTRFEDFAHYCRNAAWSEIIRDSGLTRDAIEQAARVYMKSERVIAVYGMGITQHRYGIDALHMIVNLLLLRGNIGREGAGPGPVRGHSNVQGQRTVGITEKTELAPVERLKELFEFEPPTEKGWDTVEACRQIIAGTAQGFVQLGGNFLRATPEHAKMKAAWGKLPITVHIATKLNKSHLVPGEESYILPCLGRLETDMQKGGRQAVSMEDSFSHIYGSVGKATPAADTLLSEPAIVAGIAKAVLEPNPNVPWDEWVGDYGLVRSAIENVYPDKFANFNERLFEPGGFWKGNPASHRKWETESGKAEFNVPRAMDASGIEPAEGRMRLITLRSNDQFNTTIYGYDDRFRGISGTRMVAMMNKADIARLGLTDGQTIALEGDADDGEHRVVEGLRVVEYNIPEGCIGGYYPELNYLIPLEHHALDSHVPAGKSVPVKVRVPA; via the coding sequence ATGCGCGACGACGACGATGTGAAGATCACCGAATATACCGCCCCCGCCGGCGGCTGGGGTTCGATGAAGGGCATGGCGAAGATCCTGCCCAAGGAAGGGCTTGGCCCCGACACGCTGGACACGCTGCGCCGCCAGAACAAGCCCGGCGGGGTGATGTGCGTCAGCTGCGCCTGGGGCAAACCGGCCAAGCCGCATATCGCCGAGTTCTGCGAGAACGGCGCGAAGGCGACGGCCTGGGAACTCAGCAGCCTGCGCGTCACGCCGGACTTCTTCGCCAGGCATAGTGTGACCGAATTGGAGGCATGGCCCGACCATGATCTGGAGCAGGCGGGCCGCCTCACCCATCCGATGCGCTATGACCGGGCGACCGACAAATATGTCGCGATCAGTTGGGAGGACGCCTTCGCCGCGATCGGGCGGAAGCTGAAGGCGTGCGATCCGACCAAGGTCGTGCTCTACGCCTCGGGCCGCGCCAGCCTCGAAACCTCGTTCATGTATTCGCTGTTCGCGCGGATGTGGGGGCAGCAGAACCTGCCCGACAGTTCGAACATGTGCCATGAGACGACCTCGGTCGGCCTCAAATCCGCCATCGGCTCGCCCGTCGCGACGATCCAGATGGAGGATTACGACAAGTGCGACGCGATCTTCGCCTTTGGCCAGAATGTCGCGACCAACTCGCCGCGCATGCTCCACAATCTGCAAGCCTGCGCCAAGCGGGGCGTGGAGATCGTGACCTTCAACCCGCTTCGCGAGCGCGGCTGGGAGCGTTTCGCCTCGCCGCAGAACCCGGTGCAGATGCTGACCGGCAATTCGACGGAGATTTCCAGCCAATATCATCAGGTGAAGGCAGGCGGCGACATCGCCGCGCTGACCGGCATCTGCAAGCTGGTGATCGAGGAGGATGACCGCGCCGTGGCCAAGGGCACGAAACGCATCCTCGACCATCACTTCATCGAACAGCACACGACGCGGTTCGAGGACTTCGCCCATTACTGTCGCAATGCCGCGTGGAGCGAGATCATCCGCGATAGCGGCCTGACCCGCGACGCCATCGAGCAGGCCGCGCGCGTCTATATGAAGTCCGAACGCGTGATCGCGGTCTATGGCATGGGCATCACCCAGCATCGCTATGGCATCGACGCGCTGCACATGATCGTCAACCTGCTGTTGCTGCGCGGCAATATCGGGCGCGAGGGGGCCGGGCCGGGTCCGGTGCGCGGGCACAGCAACGTGCAGGGCCAGCGCACCGTCGGCATCACCGAAAAGACCGAACTCGCCCCTGTCGAGCGACTGAAGGAATTGTTCGAGTTCGAGCCGCCGACCGAAAAGGGCTGGGACACGGTGGAGGCGTGCCGCCAGATCATCGCGGGAACGGCGCAGGGCTTCGTCCAGCTTGGCGGCAACTTCCTGCGTGCAACGCCGGAACATGCCAAGATGAAGGCAGCCTGGGGCAAGCTACCCATCACCGTCCATATCGCGACCAAGCTCAACAAGAGCCATCTGGTCCCCGGCGAGGAAAGCTACATCCTCCCCTGCCTCGGCCGGTTGGAAACCGACATGCAGAAAGGCGGTCGCCAGGCGGTGTCGATGGAGGACTCGTTCAGCCATATCTATGGCTCTGTCGGCAAGGCGACGCCCGCCGCCGACACGCTTCTGTCCGAACCCGCCATCGTCGCGGGCATCGCCAAGGCGGTACTGGAGCCCAACCCCAATGTGCCCTGGGACGAATGGGTCGGCGATTACGGACTGGTCCGTAGCGCGATCGAGAATGTCTATCCGGACAAGTTCGCCAATTTCAACGAACGCCTGTTCGAACCCGGCGGCTTCTGGAAGGGCAATCCCGCCTCGCACCGCAAATGGGAGACGGAGAGCGGCAAGGCCGAGTTCAACGTGCCGCGCGCGATGGACGCCTCCGGGATCGAGCCCGCCGAGGGCCGGATGCGCCTCATCACCTTGCGCTCCAACGATCAGTTCAACACGACCATCTACGGCTATGACGATCGCTTCCGCGGGATCAGCGGCACCCGGATGGTCGCGATGATGAACAAGGCCGATATCGCGCGGCTGGGCCTGACCGACGGCCAGACCATCGCGCTGGAGGGGGACGCGGATGACGGCGAGCACCGCGTGGTCGAGGGGCTGCGGGTGGTCGAGTACAACATCCCCGAAGGCTGCATCGGCGGCTATTACCCCGAGCTCAACTATCTGATCCCGCTGGAACATCATGCGCTGGACAGCCATGTCCCCGCAGGCAAGTCGGTGCCGGTGAAGGTGCGCGTCCCCGCATGA